From Polyangium spumosum, a single genomic window includes:
- a CDS encoding APC family permease, whose amino-acid sequence MRRFFATTRGRAASAGASAPGLSVGDAVAFVVGVVVGAGIFKTPSLVAANATSETTAMLAWVLGGVASLLGALCYAELASTYPHKGGDYHYLTRSFGGAVGFLFAWSRMAVIQTGSITMQAFLIGDYASQVASFGPHSASIWAALVIALLTGANIAGLEHCRLLQRVLTAALVLGLVLVVLAGLVLDPAPAAAAAADNAATAPSPAFGMAMVFVLLTYGGWNEAAYLSAELRGGRRAVVRVLAIGLGLITAIYLAINLIFLRALGFSAVAGSDAVAADLMRRAVGPYGVPLISVLVSLAALSTMNATIFTGARTTYALGQSFAPFRRLGRWHDGAGAPRSALVAQGAIALALVLLGDVTRGGFVTMVEYTAPVFWGFFLLVGISLFVLRKKDPDVARPFRVPLYPVVPILFCIICLHMLRSSLAYTGIGALVGVGVLLAGVPVLLLPRARGLARRRAAAARR is encoded by the coding sequence ATGAGACGCTTCTTCGCGACCACCCGCGGGCGAGCGGCTTCGGCCGGGGCGAGCGCTCCGGGGCTCTCGGTGGGCGACGCCGTCGCTTTCGTCGTCGGCGTCGTCGTCGGCGCGGGCATCTTCAAGACGCCCTCGCTCGTCGCGGCGAACGCGACGAGCGAGACGACCGCCATGCTCGCCTGGGTCCTCGGCGGCGTGGCCTCCCTGCTCGGCGCGCTCTGTTATGCCGAGCTCGCCTCGACCTACCCGCACAAGGGCGGCGATTACCACTATCTCACGCGGTCGTTCGGCGGCGCCGTGGGTTTTCTGTTCGCCTGGTCGCGCATGGCCGTCATCCAGACGGGCTCGATCACCATGCAGGCCTTCCTCATCGGTGATTACGCCTCCCAGGTGGCCTCGTTCGGCCCGCACTCCGCCTCGATATGGGCCGCCCTCGTCATCGCCCTCTTGACGGGCGCGAACATCGCCGGCCTCGAGCATTGCCGCCTCCTCCAGCGTGTGCTCACGGCCGCGCTCGTGCTCGGCCTCGTGCTCGTGGTCCTCGCCGGGCTCGTCCTCGATCCGGCGCCCGCCGCGGCCGCGGCCGCGGATAACGCGGCGACCGCGCCGAGCCCCGCCTTCGGGATGGCCATGGTCTTCGTGCTCCTCACGTATGGCGGATGGAACGAGGCGGCCTACCTCTCGGCCGAGCTGCGCGGCGGGCGGCGCGCGGTCGTGCGCGTGCTGGCCATCGGCCTCGGCCTCATCACGGCGATATACCTGGCCATCAACCTGATCTTCCTGCGCGCCCTCGGCTTCTCCGCGGTCGCCGGCTCCGACGCGGTCGCGGCCGACCTCATGCGCCGGGCCGTCGGGCCGTATGGCGTCCCGCTCATCAGCGTCCTCGTTTCGCTCGCGGCGCTGAGCACGATGAACGCGACCATCTTCACGGGGGCGCGCACCACGTACGCGCTCGGCCAGAGCTTCGCGCCCTTCCGCCGCCTCGGCCGCTGGCACGACGGCGCCGGCGCGCCGCGGAGCGCGCTCGTCGCGCAGGGCGCCATTGCGCTCGCGCTCGTCCTGCTCGGCGACGTGACGCGGGGCGGATTCGTGACGATGGTCGAGTACACGGCCCCCGTCTTCTGGGGTTTCTTCTTGCTCGTGGGCATCTCGCTCTTCGTGCTCCGCAAGAAGGATCCCGACGTCGCGCGCCCCTTCCGCGTGCCCCTCTATCCGGTCGTGCCCATCCTCTTTTGCATCATCTGCCTGCACATGCTGCGCTCGAGCCTGGCGTACACGGGTATCGGGGCGCTCGTCGGCGTGGGTGTGCTCCTTGCTGGTGTGCCGGTGCTGCTCCTTCCGCGCGCGCGAGGGCTCGCGCGGCGGCGGGCGGCGGCGGCTCGTCGGTGA
- a CDS encoding class I SAM-dependent methyltransferase encodes MPKRMLVPYLALCLLPAAAHAEGAREPDVVRVGQQETVQKDVPFVPTREETVKRMLGMAGVTKDDVVYDLGSGDGRIVVMAAQKMGARAVGVDIDPERIREANDNARRAGVTSRVEFRQQSLFDAEIKDATVVTLYLLPSVNLKIRYKLLTELKPGTRIVSHDFDMGDWRPDRKESVGDDTVYLWIVPASVEGTYGLTVPTARGETPATLTLRQEFQDVSGTLKLNGKSLPLAELILQGDAISFRTAEGPELHFRGRVEGTRIHGNVMPSGGQSRAFTATRNGSGS; translated from the coding sequence ATGCCGAAGCGAATGCTCGTTCCGTACCTCGCCCTTTGCCTTTTGCCCGCGGCTGCGCACGCCGAGGGGGCGCGCGAGCCCGACGTGGTCCGGGTCGGGCAACAGGAGACCGTCCAGAAGGACGTCCCCTTCGTGCCCACGCGCGAGGAGACCGTGAAACGAATGCTCGGGATGGCCGGGGTGACCAAGGACGACGTCGTCTACGACCTCGGCAGCGGCGACGGGCGTATCGTGGTCATGGCGGCGCAGAAGATGGGCGCGCGCGCCGTCGGCGTCGACATCGACCCCGAGCGTATCCGCGAGGCCAACGACAACGCCAGGAGGGCCGGCGTCACCAGCCGCGTGGAGTTCCGGCAGCAGAGCCTCTTCGACGCGGAGATCAAGGACGCGACCGTGGTGACGCTTTACCTCTTGCCCTCGGTCAACCTGAAGATCCGGTACAAGCTGCTCACCGAGCTGAAACCAGGCACGCGGATCGTCTCCCACGATTTCGACATGGGAGATTGGCGGCCCGATCGAAAGGAGTCGGTAGGCGACGACACGGTCTACCTGTGGATCGTCCCGGCCAGCGTGGAGGGCACCTACGGCTTGACGGTCCCCACGGCGCGAGGCGAGACGCCGGCCACGTTGACGCTCCGCCAGGAGTTCCAGGACGTGAGCGGCACGCTGAAGCTCAATGGCAAGAGCTTGCCCCTCGCGGAGTTGATCCTCCAGGGCGACGCCATCAGCTTCCGCACGGCCGAGGGCCCCGAGCTGCATTTCCGCGGCCGGGTCGAGGGGACGCGGATCCACGGGAACGTGATGCCGAGCGGCGGGCAATCGCGCGCCTTCACGGCGACGCGGAATGGGTCGGGCTCCTGA
- a CDS encoding cytochrome-c peroxidase: MAALAACEGPAAETPDPVDPPVITEDGLALPETPYNYAAIDLPAHFQGQLAADQDNTPAGNPITDDGATLGRVLFYDVALSKNGTIACASCHQQESAFSDTARRSLGFEGGETGRNSMTVADARYYRNGRFFWDERAATLEDQVLRPIQDPVEMGLTLDELVANVSAQSYYPKLFEKAFGDPAITADRISRALAQFVRSIVSYRSRFDEGIEAAGGDINAPFPGFTAEENAGKGLFLGPAGGCAVCHLDDGPPHPPPRRNNAFFYIAVPTNNGLDATTDVDDNGLGEITGNPADMGRFKSPSLRNVALTGPYMHDGRFETLEEVVEHYDSGVQPHPNLDPRLRVPGTPEPRKLNLSPEQKASLVAFLKTLTDEKLLVDPMYADPFVKEP, from the coding sequence ATGGCAGCCCTTGCCGCTTGTGAGGGCCCCGCGGCCGAGACGCCGGATCCCGTCGATCCCCCGGTGATCACCGAGGACGGCCTCGCCCTGCCCGAGACCCCGTACAACTACGCCGCGATCGATCTGCCCGCGCATTTCCAGGGGCAACTCGCGGCGGATCAGGACAACACGCCTGCCGGAAACCCCATCACCGACGACGGCGCGACCCTCGGCCGTGTGCTCTTCTACGACGTGGCGCTCTCGAAAAACGGCACCATCGCCTGCGCTTCGTGCCACCAGCAGGAGAGCGCGTTCTCCGACACGGCGCGCCGGAGCCTCGGCTTCGAGGGCGGCGAGACCGGGCGCAACTCCATGACCGTCGCCGATGCCCGCTACTATCGCAATGGCCGGTTCTTCTGGGACGAGCGCGCCGCGACGCTCGAGGATCAGGTGCTCAGGCCGATCCAGGATCCCGTCGAGATGGGCCTCACCCTCGACGAGCTCGTCGCCAACGTCTCGGCGCAGAGCTACTACCCGAAGCTCTTCGAAAAAGCCTTCGGCGACCCTGCGATCACCGCGGATCGTATCTCCCGCGCCCTCGCGCAGTTCGTCCGCTCGATCGTCTCCTACCGCTCGCGCTTCGACGAGGGGATCGAGGCGGCCGGCGGCGACATCAACGCGCCTTTCCCCGGCTTCACCGCCGAGGAGAACGCGGGCAAGGGCCTCTTCCTCGGCCCCGCGGGCGGCTGCGCCGTTTGCCACCTCGACGACGGCCCGCCCCACCCGCCGCCGCGCCGCAACAACGCGTTTTTCTACATCGCCGTCCCCACGAACAACGGCCTCGACGCCACCACCGACGTGGACGACAACGGCCTCGGCGAGATCACGGGCAACCCCGCGGACATGGGCCGCTTCAAGTCGCCCTCGCTCCGCAACGTGGCGCTCACCGGCCCGTACATGCACGACGGGCGCTTCGAAACGCTCGAAGAGGTCGTCGAGCATTACGACTCCGGCGTGCAGCCGCACCCGAACCTCGACCCGCGGCTCCGCGTCCCCGGCACGCCCGAGCCTCGCAAGCTGAACCTCTCGCCCGAACAAAAAGCCTCACTCGTCGCCTTCTTGAAGACGCTCACCGACGAGAAGCTGCTCGTTGATCCGATGTACGCCGATCCCTTCGTGAAGGAGCCCTGA